TATTTGAAGTGAACAGAGACTACGCTTCGGATACCCAGCAGAATGCGTACCGGGAGCTGATCAGGGAGGTGAGAGCGCATGAAGAGATCACTGTTGATGACGGCCAGCGTTTTGGTATTGTTTAGCTTCATTCTTGCGGGTACAGGAACAGATCAGAAGTCCAAGGTAAGAGGCTTTACCACTGTTGAACACGGAGTGGAATTCTAGAGCAGATCAGAGCACTTAATTGTATAGCTAAGAGAGACTCCCCGGCCCTCTGTGTCGCGGGAGCGTTTGCGCGCGGTAATGTGAATTAAATTACATAGTGAACGTGTATATTCAGGAATTGACAAATGCCAGGCACGAAAATATAATTAGGTAGCCTAATTAATACATGGTTTATTTATTTGGAAACCTAACTAAAAATGGGGTGGAAGCATTGGGATAAATCGCGAAGGTGAAAACTCAGTCGGACACAAGCTGTTCTCTGCACTCCGGAAGCTGCGCAAAGGGCATTGGCATCACTCGGTGGAGGGGCATAAGCCAAGTGAGATGACTTTACTGATATGTATTGCACGGGCGTCGCATACTTCAGATCTGGGACTTAAGGTGTCGGAGATCAGCCGTTTCTTAGGACTGACTCCGCCAACGGTAACCCAGCTGATTAACAGTCTTGAAGCCAAGCAGATGGTAGAACGGCAGGCTGATCCTTCTGACCGGAGGGTAGTGCGCATCAAGTTGACTGAACAGGGGAAAATTATTACCCGCAGGGCCAGGGACCATATGGACGCCACACTTAACAGGATGGTGGAGTATTTAGGTGAGGAAGAATCTGATCAACTGGCGGAACTGCTGCTGAAAGTCTATGCCTTTATGGAGGATAATCCTCCGCCTAATCTAGACCGGTTACAAATGAACGGAGATGAGAAGCATGATTAAATTAATGAAACAACTGAAGCCCTTCCGCTTGGCCATCGCAGGGGTACTAATTCTGGTATTCCTGCAGTCCATGGGCGATCTGTATCTTCCCACCCTGATGAGTAACATTATCGACAAAGGGATTGTGGAGGGTGACCAGCCGTATATCTGGAGAATTGGCGGCTTCATGCTGCTGGTGGCGGCTGGGGGTGTGCTATGCTCTATTATTGCCAGCTATCTGTCAGCCAGAGTGGCGGCAGGCTTCGGAAAGAATACCCGTTCGCGGGTGTTCAATCATGTGGAGAACTTTACGCTCCATGAATTCGACAAGCTGGGCACGGCCTCATTAATTACACGTACCACTAATGATATTACACAGGTTCAGACGGTCCTGACTATGATGCTCCGCATGATGGTCGGTGCTCCGATGATGATGATCGGCGGGATTATTATGGCGGTGTCAGAGGACGCCAAGCTCTCGCTGATCTTTGTAGTGGTGATTCCGCTGCTGGTTGGAGCGATATTTTTCATCGGAATGAAGGGTCTGCCGCTGTTCAAGGCGATCCAGATCAAGCTGGACAAATTAAATCTGGTGCTGCGTGAGCATCTGACCGGTATCCGCGTCATCCGCTCCTTCAACCGGATTGAGCATGAGAACAGACGCTTCAGCCTGGCCAACGCAGATCTTA
The sequence above is a segment of the Paenibacillus sp. FSL R7-0204 genome. Coding sequences within it:
- a CDS encoding MarR family winged helix-turn-helix transcriptional regulator, producing MTLLICIARASHTSDLGLKVSEISRFLGLTPPTVTQLINSLEAKQMVERQADPSDRRVVRIKLTEQGKIITRRARDHMDATLNRMVEYLGEEESDQLAELLLKVYAFMEDNPPPNLDRLQMNGDEKHD